The Apostichopus japonicus isolate 1M-3 chromosome 1, ASM3797524v1, whole genome shotgun sequence DNA segment GAAACTAAATATAGCGCCATCTAGCGTCCATGGTTACATCATAGGGGAACATGGCGATTCCAGCGGTGAGTATAAACCGTCTGTGAGTCATAGCACATCGTCTGATAAATTAATTAACTCTGAAACAATTTTATTATCTGCTTTCTTAGATCCAGTTACAACCTCTTCggtatttttcttctttctttgcttgGAATATTTCAGCCGTAAGGGGAAGActgaattgtttttgttttttttccttccctcCTTCAAACCATTCCATTGTGTTTAGAAGTTATGGTCGCAAATCCCAGTCGATTAAGTGAAGGGTAGATATTCAATCAAGTGTAATTTGCAATGATCTGCAATGATCTTAAATCTCCCagtttaaaacatttaaaatgtgcTACTATTTATTGGGAATGTCATATTAATTGAAGTGTGTATTAATAGGTATTATCTGCTGGGCTGTATATTCATGTGACCACTTGTGGTCTTAGAGTAACAGCAGTCTAGGCTGATTACTGGTATATTAAAACAAACGATTTGTAAAACTAATTGCCGTTGTTGTGGAGGAGTAGCTTAGGTTATAATTATACAGAATATGTAAGTTAATCTCTCTCTTCTGATAAGCTAGTTAGGTTGTCTAAAGAGAGTAGAACCCTCTTTGTGTATGATTGAATGCTCTGAGTATGAACCAGAAAGATTTATTTGTGTATTATTGTGGTATTGTTAAGTATTGTGTATTATTGAATGCTCTGAGTATGAACTAGAAGATTTATTTGTGTATTATTGCATTCGGTTTTATTGTGGTTTTGGGTATTATAGTATATTATTGAATGTCCTGAGTATGaacttgaagatttatttgtgTATTATTGTGTATTATTGCATTATATGTATTATTGTGGTATTGTATAGTATTGTGTATCATTGAATACCCTGAGTATGAACTTGTAGAGTTTCAGCAGACCTTTCAGGTTTTAACTTGTCCTAGCCTTGGCTGCTCAATTTTACTTCTGCCATTCCAACATCTACGAGCCCAAGTTGGTTTTTAGGCATAACGCCACCTGGCCACGGATATTTAACCGCATTGTCGTAAAGTACCGGCAACAGTGACTGGATTATTTCTTCTTCTAGTACCACTTTGGTCATCAACATCGGTAGCTGGTGTGAGCTTGAGTGCTCTTCAACCTGACCTGGGTAAAAAATCCGACAAAGTAGACTGGCAACAAGTTCAGACAGATCTAGTCGATGTGTGAGTATGACCAACGATAGTTTTGCTTTTGTATCTATATTTGTGGGGGCAGTAAATATCAAGAATCTATATTTAGTGGTGATAATTGTAAGGAATCCTTGGGACTGTACACAATTGTCATCTGTCAACATATTTGGAACCACTTTTAGTTTATATCTTGGAGCTGGTCGTGGCCAAACTTTCAGGCCTATCCATCCTCATAACGATAAAGTTAAATATAAAGTCAGCCCCTGAGAACCTTTTTTCAACACTCAAAACTCCTTATAAATTTTggttaattatattaaaaaaaaaaaattgaaaaccatATACTAGTATTGAATCTTTGGGCACAACAACATTGTAATCAATCTAGTTAGGCCTGAGTAAGATTACAACACTTTTGCCCTTGTGGCAAAATTTGGCGCTGCGAAAAACTGTgccaaaattaataaaaaaaacttttgttgCACCCATGACCAATATGGCTTTGCAGAATATCTGTGTCAAAATTAACTAAAATTATATAATTCCATCCCAAACAACAACTGATTTAAGAAACATAACTTATTTCATAACTTCCACCAATCATGTCTCACATATCATGATCATTCTCCATATTGTCGTCACTCAAAAGATGTACTAAGACCAATCATTAATGTGGCAGTTAGTGTCAAAGTTtggttttatttaaaaaaagaacaaacagtCCCTTTAGAGTCTTTTTTGCATCTTGCGCTTAATAAattcctattattattattatgaatattattatttattgcatGCATTTTTGTGTGGCATTATCAACCCTTATATTGTCTTTTTGTCCTTTTGATTGGTCCATTACAGCAAAACGGATCAGTGAGTTGTAAACTTTTAATCAAAATTCTCGCACCTTTTATGTTTTCAGTTTGGTAGACCGCTTCCATTATTGCCTTGAAATATTCAACACCTTGACGTTGCCCTGCTTTCTTGTTTAtgtcttctgtttttttgttctgtgtttcttttgttttttgtttcgtggttgtttgtttgttcgtaAAGCATGACTACACATACAAGTGgtttttatttatgttcttcACAGCGGCACTCCTGACTAATACctctttattaaatatttaaaacctGCGGGTTGCGAGTGTTTTCAGCAACGTTGGCAACTTTCTTTAACCATCAAATAGGCTTTCACCAACAGAAGAAGCTCTAACAATATTACTAGTTTTGTTGCATTAATTCCTGTCCAAGGTTGTTGTGATATGGTGAGGATGAGGTGGGCTGATATTAATCAGCAAAAACTTTCATAAAAACTCTCCAGTTGTTTATCTCTGCTCAGTGAATGTTTCCAATCAgaaaggggaagaggaggggagggggaggggtactTGGAAAAGCTATGGAAAATCGCAGTCTCCTCtttttgtgtaatttttatCAAGATAAAACTAAGTTTGAAGAGAAAGCAATTAACTTCCTTATCTTATCAGCGGTGGGAGGTTTACTGACAAACTATaacacaatttgtttttttgcaaGTTAGTTAATACGCTTAAAGTTTGAAGTGAAGAGGATGCCTATCTATTAAAGGTCACTGTGATTGCTTTGCCTGTCTTTGTTCTTGTGTTaaattaacctttgaccttagcTTATTTTGAAAAAATTGCACATCAAAGTTAATGATGATGACCTTGCAGAATGTTTAATGTTCCTCTAATTTGTGTAGCTTTGGGCTTTGTCTGAGGTTTCCTTAtaagatgataatgatgattttTGGCCAGTTAATTCCAGGGATATGATATAGATGTTCATAAACCATCATGTTGGCATCAAGGAGTTCAATAGTTACCTGCAGGCTGTATGTTTTGATGTCAGTGGTGGAGTTTTTGTGGGCTGCTCCTAATATTCTTGGTTCTATGTTTCAAGGAGACTGGTGAAATTCCTGAGTTTAGTATACCTCATCCAGAGATAAGAATAGTGTACAAGATAAATGTCTAAtgccaaaacaaaacaaaaacatgggAAGTCTCATTATTTATGGGTAAGCGCAAAAAGATGGTTTTTCATTCTATGACAGTATTGGAATGATCTGCTCTACATTGCCTAGGGTATACAGTGAAAGGATTCCTTGAcctcaaaatgaaaagagaagaaTTGTGGAAATTTACTGTGCACtgtttctatatataaatatatatatatataaatgtatttacatTTTCAACATCCACGTCTCTTCCCAGAGTAACCACAGAAACCAAATctgaaggaggaggggggagccCCGTCAGGAATCCCTGGAAGGACATCCATAAGGAAGTAGTAAATAGGTCAGTGAAATTTCAAGACTTTGTCTCAGTGGTCTTTGTTGGTTATTTGTTTCTGATAACCAGTCTGAGCTGTCTTCGGCAAGCAGCGTTGCGTTGATTTTGGTGGTTTTGATCCTATACCGTGACAAATGATGTAATAGTGTTCTTTCATAGTAATTCCAAACACCACACAAGGTCCCATCATCGTCAAAGcattaatgttaaaaatgtCTGGACAATCAGATTGTTAGCGTCAAATGAAAAACATTCGTACCTGGTAACTATGAACAATTTCGTTTCCAAATTTGAACATGGGTCATGATTTGTTATCGTCATATTCGATCATCGTTGTCAATCATGAACTCAAAGTTTAATTGACAAGTTTGTAACAagacaataattaatttgatattAGGTAAGTACAGTAAATATGAGGATAGAATATAatcatttttaattaaaaagagtAGTtgcttatttaaaaaaaagtaacttAACTGCATGCTGCAAAAGTACTTAATATTACCATGGCAACGCTTCTAGTTTACCTTTCATAACTGCAGTTATCAGACTTCCCACTCTTGACTTTGGAAAGATATTTTATATCTgattttcttatcattattttattatttattaattttgtacAAAGTAGATTTGAATATAGCAACATAAAAAGTGATATAAAGTTCATGTTTGTGTAGTCTATCAACGATTGTGCACATTCTTGGCCATTGATCTTACTGTCTTTGGtctttgattgattgattgatcaattGGGTAGTTCTCCTGGGTCATTGATATTAGGTCATTGATTGACTGTTTGATTGATCGATGAATagttttattgattgatttattctCTTATCTGTCAATGATAGTGCAtataacatcatcaagttaAAAGGCTACACCTCCTGGGCCATTGAACTTAGGTTATTGACTGTTTGATTGATCATTCAATagttttattgattgatttattctCTTATCTGTCAATGATAGTGCAtataacatcatcaagttaAAGGGCTACACCTCCTGGGCCATTGGTCTTAGGTCATTGATTGTTTGATTGATCATTCAATagttttattgattgatttattctCTTATCTGTCAATGATAGTGCAtataacatcatcaagttaAAGGGCTACACCTCCTGGGCCATTGGTCTTAGGTTATTGATTGTTTGATTGATCGATGAATagttttattgattgatttattctCTTATCTGTCAATGATAGTGCAtataacatcatcaagttaAAAGGCTACACCTCCTGGGCCATTGGTCTTAGCGTCAGTGCTTTAACTACAACTGTTCTCCGTAACCAGAATGCAGTGTTTGCCGTTTCAACTTTAGCCAAGGTTTGTGAAAGACTTTTTCCTTGAGTGCAGatatttttattctcttttgCAATCAACATACTCAAACTTCACAGAATAAAAGAACATTATTAAAGATCTCTCCCCTCAGACTATTGATGTCACAACCGGTCATAAAACTGGTctacaaataataattataataagtaatatttatatagcgcattttCAACAAAGCTGcttaaagcgctttacaaatgtaaaacctaaaaacaaatagtaacaaaaacctaaatattaaatatatagagcCAATAAGGcacaaaaatgtaaaagcctaaaGAAACAATATATGAAACACCAGTACTAAACGATTATAATTAAAGCCCTAAatgcatatagtccaaaacaaattcagaaatacataaatagtaaaatagtttTAAACAAAGAATACACAAAAGATTAAAACATAGTCAAAATTTTAATTCTTAAGTCTTAGAATAGTCAGTTCATGTTTTACCTGTCTCAATGATGGAATGGCAATTAACCTTAAACACACAAGATGAGTTTATATCATCTGGAAGCCAAGCTATGTATTTATTCCTTACAGGTCATCAGTGTTGCTCTCAAACTGTTCAGCCTGCCAAGATTGTTTCTCAATGTAATCCAAAGTActtctcttgtttttttatGATTGTCAAACTTGTTTTCAGACAATTTGGAGTATGCAGCTGAATAAATCAGTCGTCACAGATAAGGGGAGTGTCTTGAGGagaatagtaaaatgcttgttaaaGTTGAGCATGAGTGATCAATTATCTAAATTTTCTAGCATAGTCTCGGGTCAAATGCAATTTGTATTATCGTCCTCTTTTCGGTTCTTGCAAGATGTGAAAAGGaatgggtgggaagggggggggggaggtaacgCCCCAACTGTCACCCTCCAgaggaagggccgacgttcggcACGAGAAATTTGAATGCCGCGGTCGTGGGAATGACCGCACACTCATCTTGTATAGTACTTTTTGCCGTGCCATTTGTTGATGGGGTTGAGaatttgttgatgttgttgagAAGTTGTTGATGTGTTTGAGAATTTCTTGAAAAATCATGGCCATATGAGTTTTTAGGATTATCATTTGAATGATATTTTATCTGTTTCCAACACTCAGAACTACCACGGTATCGAACAAGAAGTCTTTCTCAGCTTGCCGTGTGTGTTGATGCAGCACGGTGTCGGGTCTGTGATCAAGCAGATACTCAGCGAAGATGAGAAGGCACAGTTACAGAAGAGCGCCACCACTCTGTGGGAGATCCAGAAAGaccttgacctttgacctgctgTACAGTCTGCATAAATCACCAGATTGTTTGTGGCATAATTAAACATAGAACAAAGTATCACTATTGACGTGCAACAAAAGCTTTTTGCTTGTGaagttaatatttttcataattatcaTGCCTACAGTATAAACTTAAAAAATTCAGTCTTGCTACGTAGTTCAACATATCTTCTGTGCAGTTATACTTAATGTTTTCAACTcatttaaaaatgtttcatttgtgATGTCTTGAGGAATAAATTGCAGTGCTCTGTCCTCATTGGTCTTTTCAAGAAGGTCAAATTGATCTTGAGTGGTTTGATAAAAACTAGCATCAGGAGATCTCCATTCAAACTGTCCAAATCATTTGGCTTAAAATTCTCTGCCCATTTTAGTAATAAAGACATTTCACATAGAAGCGAGGcttgtttgttaatttttcttgtatttaagTGCTAGATTGAAGCGTTGAGTAAACAAGCTTCATATGCGCTTGTAATGTGCCAAAGAAATGctgggaaaaaagaagaaatatttagCAGTGTGAACCTTTTACAACTTCTCAGAAACCTTGATCTTTCTGTACATAATAACTTTTCAGATACACAGTCCCCCTCTGAAGATTATATCAAGTGATGTTATCGCCCATTATGAGTTTGTCGAGTAAATCTGGATAATTTTACGCATTCCTCTTGTTCAGACTGACCTATGTCTGAGACAGCAGTATCTAATGAAGGCAGGTTACTAAGTGACCAGTCTCGTTGCCATGGTTATTTCAAAAGTTTTGGAACATTTACCTTGCAGAGTATATCGCTAGTCATGGCTTATGTCATTACTTACCACATGGCCAAGGTTAATATCAGTATTAACATTATATTCCCAACTCAAAATATAGCATAAAATAACAGCATTTTGCAAAATTAAGCATTCGGTTTCTGGCATCACAAaactaattttcatttttttttaccaatggATTATCCCAGTCAATTACAAACAAATCTATAAAATAAACATCATATAGCAATACTGTAATATATTAGGATCTATTTTGGTGAAAGAGTAATGTAGTTTAATTTTGAacttttgtgtttatttgtagTCTCAAAACTATTAATCTGACATAAATTGCTCTATTCATAGTTCATTTGTCCATAGTAACTGTCTGTCCTTCTTTGTGTCTTAATGTGTCCTTATGTGTCTCTTAATGTGTCCATATTACTCtaattacaaattattaattaaacattAGGCCTGACTCAAGGATTACAATTCTAGGCAGTACTTTTTACTCCAACCCAAATAGAaagaatatttttgtttctgttttcatgTATGTAGCGAGCTGAAGTATTTCAACCAGTAAATTTAGGCTGCcgttattctttcattttccaaagGTTTTTGTGTTGAATGTTAGATGTTTTGTATCTAGGCGTTGTAGTGGTAACTGCGCTTCCATTTATTAATCAATGTAATATTGTCATTTTCGAGCCtgaaatgataaacaaagtTGCTTCATAAAACAAAAAGCATTATGTTTTGTTCTGCACTTCactcctctcctcccctccccaagtTCACCCTACCAGTCATTCTCTACTGCCAATTCCAAACTTAAGTCTGAAGGTGATGTTTTGTGAATAATTTAGCCCACCCCTGCGTTTCCCATTGTTTCTTTGATGTCAATcttgtttacaaatttttcgGAAAGCTTCAGAAACAAATTGAAGCTTTAAAAAACTTTCATGTTCTTCGAGATTCTTTCCATCCCATTATTCCATTGAGAATTGTCAAATACTAAATAGTTGTTAACAAGTTCCTTAATACTGCAAAGCCTCTGCGGGCGGGTGATCACCCGGCCGTATGTGGTTTTTAAGATCAGTTGAcagtggggtggggtgtagAGATGTTTCTTGTTGTGGGGATCTGTTTCTGAGTAGTGTTTCATTTATGACGTTGACGGTTTGGTTCCGCTGCGAGGGTCACGTAAAAATCTGTGCTTCCATTTTCTTCGGTTAAGCTGTTCGGTTTTGCTGGACAAACACATTGCGGGCACCAGCCTAGGCAacgtggggggaggggggggggcaaatcaGAGGGCAAAGAATACTTTTGGGGGGCCAAAAAATAAGTGATATGGCATTTTTTTTACAAGGAAAATGACTTTGACACAAGTGGTGATAtttattgacaatttttcaCATTAATTCATTGCATTGGAAGCCGTTTCTAATACAAAATAATTAGCCTTGCTCTATATAGTTTGGATAAGCACCAGATCTGGTTGGTGGAaactgggggaggggaggggaaatcCGGGGTGAGGCCattcatctcccccccccccgtatcgCCGCCACTGTACGTACATGATTCGTTCTCGAAATCCGTGGATATTCCTAAGCTACTTCTTCAGAATTTgtacacaacaacaacatttatcTCCCTCCCTGATTTGGATGgctcatttttattaaaatcaATTAAAACCACTGGTCCAACAAGAAAATGCTTACCATAAACTGACAAACGTACATTGATgacatttttacattttcttgaGTAAGGTATAGACCTATTACGTAACAAATAAAGCTCATTATCTTTGGCTCTTCTACTGCATATTCATAAGCTTTTGTACgatagaaatgaaacaaattatcGGCATGGCCCAACCCTCCCTACCCATCCTCTGGTAAAAGACCACCCTGAAGTATTCTGAAAGTTATTATCTGACATCTTGAACCTATGTGGacgaaaaacttgaaaaaaaaacctttacaGATTTAAAAGCAAAAGTCCTATACCAATATTCTGTATAAATTGATTGTCTCATTTCTTATTTAAATAACTTGAAAGCCTTCGGGAAAAAATAAGTGAACTTTCCTATGTCTCTCACcgacctccctccccctccccccccccccctacacaccCTACATCTACCAATGGTGTCAAGTGCAGGGAAATACATCGACTTGATCCAACTGCCCGTGAATGTAGCTAATTCTTACCAAGTgctaaaaacaaacaatagcTAAAATTGTagttaaaaaatcaaaagaagTTTATACAAAATGGTTCAAGTATTTTGTATATAGCgccatttcattattttacttAGTCACTTCACAGTTTTCcaattctttatttttctttgcgCACCTTGGTTTGCCACTGATTACTTCTCGAATCCGGTAACGCAATCCGTCCTCACAATCACTCCAGTCCGACCAATCACTCCACTCACAAAGGGCAAAGAGATCTGAAAAGATGGAATACCACAGATAACAAGGAAGAAGATGTCAAAGGACAACGCATTTAAAATTCACATGAGAAATGAAAATCAATAACTTCACTTGTAAAGTATCATTTCAAGAGAAAGTCAAGTTGAATCATTATTTTCGACTTCTTTGAGTTTTACATTCAATAATAGTGTTCAAGAAAACCGGTATCTGGACTATACGGAATGttttatatgaaatgaaatccGTATTTAATGTTCATTTAGGGAAATACATCCAAGGGCGATTTTGCTTTGGATCCATGCCAATCATACTTTTGAGATATACTTAAAACTGATTATAATATACTTCATATAGGCTTATAATCTAAGATAATAAACTTACCATAACGAACTTACTACAATATACTTAATAGCCTAGTATATCATCAATCGTTGTACATAATCATTATGTATATAGCGACGAAACAAAAGACAATCACAAttcaatatataattatacgttattaatttttcatatgTCATCCAAGATATTGTCGCTGTGTGGTATGGTACCGGATGGACCGAGGGCCCCATAGACGTTGGGAAGAGGTTCTGGTTTACCTTAACAGGGTCGATTAATACCGTGGTGGTGTAGACAAATATACAGGCATGTAAGGGAAAGAGTAATGGTAACAGCCCTGTAGCCAGTGGGAGCCGTTCGCAAATCAACATCACTGATccaagagtttttttttattgtttacgTTCACTGTGTAAGTTAAGACTCTCAAACTTAATTCGTTGGATATACTTATTGAACATTAATTACTATCGCGTCTCTTTGCAGGATAAATGTTatccaacaccccccccccccgtgtccACCCCAACACGTGAGGGTCACCTCCACACCCGATACCAACACCCCTTTTAATTCATGTTCTTTCATTCAATTCACTATTCGACGTTTGTTATAGTTTGTCTTTCATGATAACTCCGATACTTACCCTGCATTTTACCTTCTTTCTTGCCCATGTGAGGGCGTCCTGGTCTGTCCCGTCGTTCCTCTTTGGTTCTGTTACGTTGTGGGCGGTCGGGTCTCTCTGGTCTCTCACTGTGTTCTCCATTAGTCATGTTACGATGTGGGCGGTGTGGTCTCTCTGGTCGTCCTGGTTTCTGCTTTCGTCCTGGTCTCCCATTTGGTCGACCTGGTCTCTCCCGCTGTTCTTCATCATCAGTCATGTTACGTTGTGAGCGGTCGGGTCTCTCCGGTCGTTGGGGTCTTTCCCGTCTACCCTCCTTTGTCCTGTTACGTTCATTTCGACCTGGCTTCTCCTTGCGCCCTCTGTGCTCACCACGGGTACGGTTGCCATGAAAACCCCTGCGGCGCTCACCATCCATGTTTTCTCCCTCCATACTGGTCTCTGCATCCTTATTGGTCTCTGTGTCGACAGTGGGCTCTCCATCCATAGTGGGCTCCCCATCCATGTGGTCTACCTGTTGACGTGGGTCTGACGTCTCCTCTTGTTTTCCAAGGTCAGGACAGGTCGTGTTACAGTCAGCAACTTCAGTGGATTCACTATCACCTCCTTCTTGGCTGTCTGGACGTACGTCGCCACCATTTCCCGCGCTTGGTCTTTCAGGGCGTTCCTTTCTTCCCCCTTTCCTCTGTCCTTTGGGACGCCTCAAAGGTTGTTCATCTGGACTGTCATGTGTGACCTCTGTCTGTGGTCCTTAAATTTAAGCATTTAAACTGAAAGGtgaaatattgtaatgaaagtACAATGAACAACAAATCTTATATATGTTGTATTCACATTAGGATCGTGTCTCCCTCCCCctactacacacacacacaatcccccccccccccccccgccgtcCGACGCATCTCCGAATTTGCTACAGAGCGTATAGTGTTTATTCTATAGTATTCTAATTTCGTTTGTTCAAAGATCAAACTAGACGCATAAGAAAAATTCTTCAGGACAACAAGGTATTTTGCAATTAATATTCAAGGCGTTCGCGTACTTTTCTGTAAATTTGGAGGGATTGCGTAGATATTTTCAGCTGAGTTGGTTTTCTGGCTCTCTACAATCTTTGACAAACACCCCTCTGCGACCCCGTCACCCACTGGATGCCAACATTACGGAACCTCGATGGCTATACATTAATAAACGATAAGTACTTACTGCGTCCTCCTCTCTCGGCATGTACTGCAAGTACAGTCAGAAGGACTAACAGAGAAACAGCTATGTACCACCTCATGACGTCAGCTAAGGAAGGAAAAAATAGGAGACGAATGGATTAAACCATTTTTTTACATTCactagataaataaataaataagtaatatttatatatatgatttatatatataatttatatatataataaatatatataataaatatatataataaatatatataatatatatatatataaaatatatatattatatgtaatatataatatatatattatataaatatatatacatatatatatatacattaatgctCATATCCTTTAACATACGACGGTTGTAACAAAGTACCGGTAAATCGCCTTATCAATTTGCACACATAAAC contains these protein-coding regions:
- the LOC139976181 gene encoding L-lactate dehydrogenase B chain-like → MEGKLMDNIAEGASVSHSKVTVVGVGQVGMACAFSLITQHVASEVALVDVMEDKLKGEVMDLQHGLAFVKGVTIRGDKDYKVTAGSKVCIITAGARQKDGESRLNLVKRNVAIFKSIVPELVKYSPDTILMVVSNPVDILTYVTWKLSGLPRHRVIGSGTNLDTARFRFLIGEKLNIAPSSVHGYIIGEHGDSSVPLWSSTSVAGVSLSALQPDLGKKSDKVDWQQVQTDLVDVVTTETKSEGGGGSPVRNPWKDIHKEVVNSAYNIIKLKGYTSWAIGLSVSALTTTVLRNQNAVFAVSTLAKNYHGIEQEVFLSLPCVLMQHGVGSVIKQILSEDEKAQLQKSATTLWEIQKDLDL
- the LOC139976237 gene encoding uncharacterized protein; translation: MRWYIAVSLLVLLTVLAVHAERGGRRPQTEVTHDSPDEQPLRRPKGQRKGGRKERPERPSAGNGGDVRPDSQEGGDSESTEVADCNTTCPDLGKQEETSDPRQQVDHMDGEPTMDGEPTVDTETNKDAETSMEGENMDGERRRGFHGNRTRGEHRGRKEKPGRNERNRTKEGRRERPQRPERPDRSQRNMTDDEEQRERPGRPNGRPGRKQKPGRPERPHRPHRNMTNGEHSERPERPDRPQRNRTKEERRDRPGRPHMGKKEGKMQDLFALCEWSDWSDWSDCEDGLRYRIREVISGKPRCAKKNKELENCEVTK